In Dermacentor albipictus isolate Rhodes 1998 colony chromosome 6, USDA_Dalb.pri_finalv2, whole genome shotgun sequence, the following proteins share a genomic window:
- the Gale gene encoding UDP-glucose 4-epimerase — protein sequence MTKGSIFVTGGAGYVGSHTVLELLNADYDVVVMDNYHNAHPDKQGKMPESLRRVQELTGKTVTFYKADLNDQDSIDNIFKKHHFDCVIHFAALKAVGESWQIPLDYYRTNLGGTVNLLDVMRSHDVKKIVFSSSCTVYGVPQYLPIDENHPTGQSCTNPYGRTKYFIEEMLKDLSASEKGWSIVLLRYFNPVGAHESGYIGEDPQGVPNNLMPYVSQVAIGRRPELSVFGNDFDTRDGTGVRDYVHVVDLAKGHVATLEKVMAGEIHGCKPFNLGTGQGSTVLEVIAAFEQASGTKIPYKIVDRRQGDVAELYAIPDRAEAELGWKAEKSLYDMCKDMWNWQKKNPNGFLETTN from the exons ATGACCAAGGGCAGCATCTTCGTGACCGGAGGCGCCGGCTACGTCGGTAGCCACACCGTCCTAGAGTTGCTCAACGCCGACTACGATGTTGTTGTCATGGACAATTACCACAACGCTCATCCGG ATAAGCAAGGTAAAATGCCCGAGAGCTTACGGAGGGTTCAGGAGTTGACCGGTAAGACTGTGACATTCTACAAGGCTGACTTGAATGACCAGGATTCCATAGACAACATCTTCAAGAAG CATCACTTCGACTGCGTCATCCACTTCGCAGCGCTCAAGGCTGTCGGGGAGTCATGGCAAATCCCGCTCGACTACTACCGCACCAACCTCGGCGGAACCGTGAACCTGCTTGAC GTGATGAGGAGTCACGATGTTAAGAAAATCGTGTTTTCGAGCTCGTGTACAGTCTATGGCGTGCCCCAGTATCTGCCCATCGACGAGAACCACCCAACGGGTCAGTCCTGCACCAACCCTTACGGACGCACCAAGTACTTTATTGAGGAAATGCTCAAGGATCTCAGTGCTTCGGAGAAG GGCTGGTCGATAGTGCTGCTCCGATACTTCAATCCAGTAGGCGCCcacgaatccggctacattggcGAAGACCCCCAAGGTGTACCCAACAACCTCATGCCTTACGTCTCACAAGTGGCGATTGGCCGTCGGCCAGAGCTTTCCGTCTTTGGCAACGACTTCGACACTCGCGACGGCACAG GTGTTCGCGACTATGTCCATGTGGTTGACCTTGCCAAAGGTCATGTGGCAACGCTGGAAAAGGTCATGGCTGGAGAGATCCACGGTTGCAAG CCCTTCAACCTGGGCACAGGTCAGGGTTCCACGGTGCTGGAGGTGATAGCAGCGTTTGAGCAAGCGTCCGGCACGAAGATTCCATACAAGATAGTCGACCGACGACAGGGCGACGTCGCCGAGCTGTACGCGATTCCAGACCGTGCCGAGGCGGAGCTTGGCTGGAAGGCCGAGAAGTCACTCTACGACATGT GCAAGGACATGTGGAACTGGCAAAAGAAGAACCCCAACGGTTTTCTAGAAACAACAAACTAG